A portion of the Lolium rigidum isolate FL_2022 chromosome 1, APGP_CSIRO_Lrig_0.1, whole genome shotgun sequence genome contains these proteins:
- the LOC124684705 gene encoding protein IRX15-LIKE-like yields the protein MKGLGGQKVLLVHSSSNKPSGGGAGSPGMGRRRVWLVLFLALFACVSLASLLSSARDASSAVGGRRRAAQSASVGKVAVSSSAAAAKGKHLDAAGPGLPGYVFDALVQYAAVGGNTSGSMPAADVRAIAAALKRRGAPCNLLVFGLGGETPLWRALNHGGRTVFLDENQWYVSHLEGRHPGLEAYDVAYTTTVREFPDLLEAARAARAAECRPVQNLLFSECRLAINDLPNHLYDVAWDVILVDGPRGYTASSPGRMAAIFTAGVLARARKEEGAATDVLVHDYEREVERACSREFLCEENRVPATSTRSLAHFVIRGGSAVRRESFCGGGGATVSAA from the exons ATGAAGGGGCTGGGCGGGCAGAAGGTGCTGCTGGTGCACTCGTCGTCGAACAAGCcgtcgggcggcggcgcggggtcgCCGGGGATGGGGCGGCGCCGGGTGTGGCTCGTCCTCTTCCTGGCCCTGTTCGCGTGCGTGTCCCTGGCCTCCCTGCTCTCCTCCGCGCGGGACGCGTCCTCGGCCGTCGGCGGCAGGCGGAGGGCGGCGCAGTCGGCGTCGGTGGGCAAGGTCGCGGTGTCGTCGTCGGCGGCCGCGGCGAAAGGAAAGCACTTGGACGCGGCGGGGCCGGGGCTGCCGGGGTACGTGTTCGACGCGCTGGTGCAGTACGCGGCGGTGGGTGGCAACACGTCGGGGAGCATGCCGGCGGCGGACGTGCGCGCCATCGCGGCGGCGCTGAAGCGGCGCGGCGCGCCCTGCAACCTGCTGGTGTTCGGCCTCGGCGGGGAGACGCCGCTGTGGCGCGCGCTGAACCACGGCGGGAGGACGGTGTTCCTGGACGAGAACCAGTGGTACGTGTCCCACCTGGAGGGGCGGCACCCGGGGCTGGAGGCCTACGACGTGGCCTACACCACCACGGTCCGCGAGTTCCCGGACCTGCTCGAGGCGGCCCGGGCGGCGCGCGCCGCCGAGtgccggccggtccagaacctGCTGTTCTCTGAGTGCCGCCTCGCCATCAACGACCTCCCCAACCACCTCTACGACGTCGCCTGGGACGTCATCCTCGTCGACGGCCCGCGCGG GTACACGGCGTCTTCTCCGGGGAGGATGGCGGCGATCTTCACGGCGGGCGTGTTGGCGCGGGCGCGGAAGGAGGAGGGCGCGGCGACGGACGTGCTGGTGCACGACTACGAGCGCGAGGTGGAGCGCGCGTGCTCCAGAGAGTTCCTGTGCGAGGAGAACCGCGTGCCGGCGACGAGCACGCGGTCGCTCGCCCACTTCGTCATCCGCGGCGGCAGCGCCGTCCGGCGGGAGTccttctgcggcggcggcggcgccaccgtcagCGCTGCTTAG